A single genomic interval of Maledivibacter sp. harbors:
- the hemC gene encoding hydroxymethylbilane synthase, which translates to MAKKEIIIGSRASKLALTQTNIVINELKKHYPQIDFKIKEIKTIGDKILDKTLDKIGGKGLFVKEIEAALLKGDIDIAVHSMKDVPSEFPENLEISAITKREDARDVLITKENNCFYELKEGAVIGTSSLRRGAQLRGLRADVKIVPVRGNVQTRINKIDEMNLDGVILAAAGLNRLGLEDSISGAFDTHEIVPAVGQGALGIETRKNDFFIKDVVSKINHKHTAITINAERTFMRILNGGCHVPIGAYAFIEGEKLKMIGLVAEIDGSKVIKVSGEDEIENYMALGEKIAKEVLAKGGKEILNSLEDGE; encoded by the coding sequence ATGGCAAAAAAGGAAATAATAATAGGAAGTAGGGCAAGTAAATTAGCCCTTACTCAAACTAATATAGTAATAAATGAGCTAAAAAAACATTATCCCCAAATAGACTTTAAGATAAAAGAAATAAAAACAATAGGAGATAAGATACTAGACAAAACCTTAGATAAAATAGGGGGAAAGGGTCTTTTTGTAAAGGAGATTGAAGCTGCTTTACTAAAGGGTGATATAGATATCGCCGTTCATAGTATGAAGGATGTACCCAGTGAGTTCCCTGAAAATCTAGAGATATCTGCAATAACTAAAAGGGAAGATGCTAGGGATGTATTGATAACAAAAGAAAATAATTGTTTTTATGAACTGAAGGAAGGTGCAGTAATTGGAACAAGCAGCCTTAGAAGAGGGGCTCAATTAAGGGGACTTAGGGCTGATGTGAAGATTGTACCTGTTAGGGGTAATGTCCAAACTAGGATAAATAAAATAGATGAGATGAATTTAGATGGTGTGATACTTGCAGCAGCGGGTTTAAATAGATTGGGTTTAGAAGATAGTATATCGGGGGCCTTTGATACACATGAAATTGTTCCTGCCGTAGGCCAGGGGGCTCTTGGTATAGAAACTAGAAAAAATGATTTTTTTATTAAAGATGTGGTATCGAAAATTAACCATAAACATACGGCAATTACTATTAATGCAGAAAGAACCTTTATGAGAATATTAAATGGTGGATGTCATGTTCCTATCGGAGCATATGCCTTCATAGAAGGTGAAAAGCTAAAAATGATAGGTTTGGTTGCAGAGATAGATGGAAGTAAAGTGATAAAGGTTTCTGGTGAAGATGAGATTGAGAATTATATGGCATTAGGGGAAAAAATAGCTAAAGAAGTTTTAGCCAAGGGTGGAAAAGAGATTCTAAATTCCTTAGAGGATGGTGAATAA
- the cobA gene encoding uroporphyrinogen-III C-methyltransferase — protein MSKKVYLVGAGPGDYKLITLKGLECIEKADVVLYDRLINPRLLKYAKEDAEIIYVGKAPNAHSYSQEEISKLILDKALEGNIVTRLKGGDPFVFGRGGEEALLLTENNVEFEIVPGITSAISVPAYAGIPVTHRNVSSSFHVITGHEDPLKEESSLDFHALGKLKGTLIFLMGIRNIDSICKNLIQHGQPKERPVAVIRRGTTAEQEMLVGTLEDIAQKIKDNNFKNPAIIIVGEVVNLWETLSWIDKKILFGKRVLVTRTRLQASKLSEKIEGLGGEAVEFPTIEITPNEDYSEIDKAIGEIEKYDWIIFTSVNGVKFFFDRMKKLKFDIRLLKNAKLCAIGPATANELSQMGLVVEYIPEEYRAESIIEVLKDKIEPGDNILLPRADIARKVLEEELVKLDVNVDNIHVYKTIIPKHQRGELSNILKSKSIDVITFTSSSTVKNFCKILGEDNMNLLDDILIAAIGPITAQTAYELGIKVDIEAREYTIDGLVDAIINYYSN, from the coding sequence ATGAGCAAAAAGGTATATTTAGTAGGGGCTGGACCGGGAGACTATAAGCTTATTACCTTAAAGGGGCTTGAATGTATTGAAAAGGCAGATGTTGTTCTATATGATAGGTTGATTAATCCTAGGCTTTTAAAATATGCTAAGGAGGATGCAGAAATCATATATGTTGGTAAAGCCCCAAATGCCCATTCCTATTCCCAAGAAGAGATAAGTAAGCTTATTTTAGATAAGGCCCTTGAAGGCAATATTGTGACAAGACTTAAGGGGGGAGATCCCTTTGTATTTGGGCGAGGTGGAGAAGAAGCCCTATTGCTTACTGAAAATAATGTGGAATTTGAGATTGTACCAGGAATAACATCGGCAATTTCAGTGCCAGCCTATGCAGGGATTCCAGTAACCCATAGAAATGTCAGTTCATCATTTCATGTTATTACTGGACATGAAGACCCACTAAAGGAAGAATCTTCTTTAGATTTTCATGCATTGGGAAAACTAAAGGGAACCCTTATATTTTTGATGGGGATTAGAAATATTGATAGCATATGCAAAAATCTGATTCAGCATGGACAGCCTAAGGAAAGACCTGTAGCTGTTATTAGAAGGGGTACTACGGCTGAACAAGAGATGTTGGTTGGGACTCTAGAAGATATAGCACAAAAAATAAAGGATAATAATTTTAAAAATCCCGCCATTATTATTGTGGGTGAAGTAGTAAATCTATGGGAGACGCTAAGCTGGATTGATAAAAAAATATTATTTGGGAAAAGGGTTTTGGTAACACGTACTCGTCTACAAGCTAGTAAACTATCTGAGAAAATTGAGGGTTTAGGTGGAGAAGCCGTAGAGTTTCCTACCATAGAGATAACTCCAAATGAAGATTATTCAGAAATAGACAAAGCAATAGGCGAGATAGAAAAATATGACTGGATTATATTTACTAGTGTAAATGGTGTTAAATTCTTCTTTGATAGAATGAAGAAGCTAAAATTTGATATAAGGCTTTTAAAAAATGCAAAGCTATGTGCAATTGGCCCTGCCACGGCAAATGAATTGAGTCAGATGGGTTTAGTAGTAGAGTATATTCCAGAGGAATACAGGGCTGAAAGCATAATAGAAGTATTAAAGGATAAAATTGAACCCGGCGATAATATTCTTTTACCTAGAGCAGATATAGCCCGTAAAGTATTGGAAGAAGAGTTAGTTAAGCTTGATGTTAATGTAGACAATATACATGTTTACAAGACCATTATTCCTAAGCATCAAAGAGGAGAGCTGTCTAATATATTGAAGAGTAAATCAATTGATGTAATTACATTTACCAGTTCTTCTACGGTTAAGAATTTCTGTAAGATACTTGGTGAGGACAATATGAATCTATTAGATGATATACTTATAGCGGCTATAGGCCCTATAACTGCCCAGACTGCATATGAATTAGGGATCAAGGTAGATATAGAGGCAAGGGAATATACCATTGATGGGTTGGTGGATGCTATCATCAACTACTATAGTAACTAA